A single region of the Malaclemys terrapin pileata isolate rMalTer1 chromosome 2, rMalTer1.hap1, whole genome shotgun sequence genome encodes:
- the PDLIM2 gene encoding PDZ and LIM domain protein 2 isoform X2 translates to MNVVCRLPCKREQRWDEPGCCCAAQPDAGGVAMSMTVNLTGPAPWGFRIMGGRDFRKPITVSKVMEHGKAAAGDLRPGDIIVSINGDSTADMLNVEAQNKIKQSSGRLQLQVDRSQLFSPGQTNGESSPEMLAMRFQDVVRTRDDSQGSVRSSYSSPASLSPRPGSPFSSSSPGYRPGSPYSPQRPSLPSEGRGEMVACSRSFQSLASSPSVFEDRSPSPHGHQRPGSRQERGSLCHPSNSPVAALPLINRTPSPLGPWEMGRAPGRASPSYSPRNSLDSELAMRRLEEDSEVYKMMQENREIRAAPRQSNTFRLLQVALETDGGAGTTTPFPSKLSPSTHKPVTSSVAGVQKLHTCEKCGTGITTQAVRIQESRYRHPSCYICADCGLNLKMRGHFWVGEELYCEKHARQRYQGLGEGAAAATAISSKS, encoded by the exons ATGAACGTAGTGTGCCGATTGCCCTGCAAGAGAGAGCAGCGCTGGGACGAGCCAGG GTGCtgctgcgctgcccagcctgaCGCTGGTGGCGTCGCCATGTCAATGACGGTGAATCTGACCGGCCCGGCCCCCTGGGGCTTCCGAATCATGGGAGGAAGGGACTTCAGGAAGCCCATCACTGTGTCCAAG GTGATGGAGCATGGGAAGGCAGCTGCAGGGGACCTCCGACCTGGTGACATCATCGTCTCCATCAATGGCGACAGCACGGCCGACATGCTCAATGTGGAGGCGCAGAACAAGATCAAGCAGAGCTCCGGCCGGCTCCAGCTTCAAGTGGACAG GTCCCAGTTGTTCTCTCCCGGACAGACCAACGGTGAGAGCTCCCCAGAGATGTTGGCCATGCGGTTCCAG GATGTCGTACGAACCAGGGATGACAGCCAGGGCTCGGTGAGGTCCTCCTACTCCAGCCCGGCGTCCCTTAGCCCCCGGCCTGGCAGCCCCTTCTCATCCTCGTCACCCGGGTACCGGCCCGGCAGCCCCTATAGCCCCCAGAGGCCCAGCCTGCCCTCCGAGGGCAGAGGGGAGATGGTGGCGTGCAGCCGCAG ctTCCAGTCTCTGGCCAGTTCTCCCAGTGTCTTTGAGGATCGCTCCCCCTCACCGCACGGGCATCAGCGTCCAGGCAGCAGACAG GAGCGAGGCAGCTTGTGCCACCCGAGCAACTCTCCAGTTGCAGCTCTGCCTCTGATCAACCGCACACCATCCCCTCTCGGCCCCTGGGAGATGGGGAGGGCCCCGGGCAGGGCCTCGCCCTCGTACAGCCCCCGCAACAG CCTGGACTCGGAGCTGGCCATGCGGCGCTTGGAGGAGGACTCCGAGGTCTACAAAATGATGCAGGAGAACCGTGAGATCCGGGCCGCTCCGCGGCAATCCAACACCTTTCGCCTGCTCCAGGTGGCTCTGGAGACTGATGGGGGAG CGGGCACCACAACCCCCTTTCCCAGCAAGTTGTCCCCCAGCACCCACAAGCCAGTCACCAGCTCCGTGGCCGGGGTTCAGAAGCTGCACACATGTGAGAAGTGCGGCACCGGCATCAC GACCCAGGCGGTGAGAATCCAGGAGAGCCGGTACCGCCACCCCTCCTGCTACATCTGTGCCGACTGTGGCCTCAACCTCAAGATGCGAGGCCACTTCTGGGTGGGCGAGGAGCTGTACTGCGAGAAGCACGCCCGCCAGCGCTACCAGGGCCTTGGGGAGGGCGCCGCCGCTGCCACGGCCATCTCCTCCAAGTCCTGA
- the PDLIM2 gene encoding PDZ and LIM domain protein 2 isoform X1, protein MNVVCRLPCKREQRWDEPGSSSRCCCAAQPDAGGVAMSMTVNLTGPAPWGFRIMGGRDFRKPITVSKVMEHGKAAAGDLRPGDIIVSINGDSTADMLNVEAQNKIKQSSGRLQLQVDRSQLFSPGQTNGESSPEMLAMRFQDVVRTRDDSQGSVRSSYSSPASLSPRPGSPFSSSSPGYRPGSPYSPQRPSLPSEGRGEMVACSRSFQSLASSPSVFEDRSPSPHGHQRPGSRQERGSLCHPSNSPVAALPLINRTPSPLGPWEMGRAPGRASPSYSPRNSLDSELAMRRLEEDSEVYKMMQENREIRAAPRQSNTFRLLQVALETDGGAGTTTPFPSKLSPSTHKPVTSSVAGVQKLHTCEKCGTGITTQAVRIQESRYRHPSCYICADCGLNLKMRGHFWVGEELYCEKHARQRYQGLGEGAAAATAISSKS, encoded by the exons ATGAACGTAGTGTGCCGATTGCCCTGCAAGAGAGAGCAGCGCTGGGACGAGCCAGG ATCCTCCTCCAGGTGCtgctgcgctgcccagcctgaCGCTGGTGGCGTCGCCATGTCAATGACGGTGAATCTGACCGGCCCGGCCCCCTGGGGCTTCCGAATCATGGGAGGAAGGGACTTCAGGAAGCCCATCACTGTGTCCAAG GTGATGGAGCATGGGAAGGCAGCTGCAGGGGACCTCCGACCTGGTGACATCATCGTCTCCATCAATGGCGACAGCACGGCCGACATGCTCAATGTGGAGGCGCAGAACAAGATCAAGCAGAGCTCCGGCCGGCTCCAGCTTCAAGTGGACAG GTCCCAGTTGTTCTCTCCCGGACAGACCAACGGTGAGAGCTCCCCAGAGATGTTGGCCATGCGGTTCCAG GATGTCGTACGAACCAGGGATGACAGCCAGGGCTCGGTGAGGTCCTCCTACTCCAGCCCGGCGTCCCTTAGCCCCCGGCCTGGCAGCCCCTTCTCATCCTCGTCACCCGGGTACCGGCCCGGCAGCCCCTATAGCCCCCAGAGGCCCAGCCTGCCCTCCGAGGGCAGAGGGGAGATGGTGGCGTGCAGCCGCAG ctTCCAGTCTCTGGCCAGTTCTCCCAGTGTCTTTGAGGATCGCTCCCCCTCACCGCACGGGCATCAGCGTCCAGGCAGCAGACAG GAGCGAGGCAGCTTGTGCCACCCGAGCAACTCTCCAGTTGCAGCTCTGCCTCTGATCAACCGCACACCATCCCCTCTCGGCCCCTGGGAGATGGGGAGGGCCCCGGGCAGGGCCTCGCCCTCGTACAGCCCCCGCAACAG CCTGGACTCGGAGCTGGCCATGCGGCGCTTGGAGGAGGACTCCGAGGTCTACAAAATGATGCAGGAGAACCGTGAGATCCGGGCCGCTCCGCGGCAATCCAACACCTTTCGCCTGCTCCAGGTGGCTCTGGAGACTGATGGGGGAG CGGGCACCACAACCCCCTTTCCCAGCAAGTTGTCCCCCAGCACCCACAAGCCAGTCACCAGCTCCGTGGCCGGGGTTCAGAAGCTGCACACATGTGAGAAGTGCGGCACCGGCATCAC GACCCAGGCGGTGAGAATCCAGGAGAGCCGGTACCGCCACCCCTCCTGCTACATCTGTGCCGACTGTGGCCTCAACCTCAAGATGCGAGGCCACTTCTGGGTGGGCGAGGAGCTGTACTGCGAGAAGCACGCCCGCCAGCGCTACCAGGGCCTTGGGGAGGGCGCCGCCGCTGCCACGGCCATCTCCTCCAAGTCCTGA
- the PDLIM2 gene encoding PDZ and LIM domain protein 2 isoform X3: protein MSMTVNLTGPAPWGFRIMGGRDFRKPITVSKVMEHGKAAAGDLRPGDIIVSINGDSTADMLNVEAQNKIKQSSGRLQLQVDRSQLFSPGQTNGESSPEMLAMRFQDVVRTRDDSQGSVRSSYSSPASLSPRPGSPFSSSSPGYRPGSPYSPQRPSLPSEGRGEMVACSRSFQSLASSPSVFEDRSPSPHGHQRPGSRQERGSLCHPSNSPVAALPLINRTPSPLGPWEMGRAPGRASPSYSPRNSLDSELAMRRLEEDSEVYKMMQENREIRAAPRQSNTFRLLQVALETDGGAGTTTPFPSKLSPSTHKPVTSSVAGVQKLHTCEKCGTGITTQAVRIQESRYRHPSCYICADCGLNLKMRGHFWVGEELYCEKHARQRYQGLGEGAAAATAISSKS, encoded by the exons ATGTCAATGACGGTGAATCTGACCGGCCCGGCCCCCTGGGGCTTCCGAATCATGGGAGGAAGGGACTTCAGGAAGCCCATCACTGTGTCCAAG GTGATGGAGCATGGGAAGGCAGCTGCAGGGGACCTCCGACCTGGTGACATCATCGTCTCCATCAATGGCGACAGCACGGCCGACATGCTCAATGTGGAGGCGCAGAACAAGATCAAGCAGAGCTCCGGCCGGCTCCAGCTTCAAGTGGACAG GTCCCAGTTGTTCTCTCCCGGACAGACCAACGGTGAGAGCTCCCCAGAGATGTTGGCCATGCGGTTCCAG GATGTCGTACGAACCAGGGATGACAGCCAGGGCTCGGTGAGGTCCTCCTACTCCAGCCCGGCGTCCCTTAGCCCCCGGCCTGGCAGCCCCTTCTCATCCTCGTCACCCGGGTACCGGCCCGGCAGCCCCTATAGCCCCCAGAGGCCCAGCCTGCCCTCCGAGGGCAGAGGGGAGATGGTGGCGTGCAGCCGCAG ctTCCAGTCTCTGGCCAGTTCTCCCAGTGTCTTTGAGGATCGCTCCCCCTCACCGCACGGGCATCAGCGTCCAGGCAGCAGACAG GAGCGAGGCAGCTTGTGCCACCCGAGCAACTCTCCAGTTGCAGCTCTGCCTCTGATCAACCGCACACCATCCCCTCTCGGCCCCTGGGAGATGGGGAGGGCCCCGGGCAGGGCCTCGCCCTCGTACAGCCCCCGCAACAG CCTGGACTCGGAGCTGGCCATGCGGCGCTTGGAGGAGGACTCCGAGGTCTACAAAATGATGCAGGAGAACCGTGAGATCCGGGCCGCTCCGCGGCAATCCAACACCTTTCGCCTGCTCCAGGTGGCTCTGGAGACTGATGGGGGAG CGGGCACCACAACCCCCTTTCCCAGCAAGTTGTCCCCCAGCACCCACAAGCCAGTCACCAGCTCCGTGGCCGGGGTTCAGAAGCTGCACACATGTGAGAAGTGCGGCACCGGCATCAC GACCCAGGCGGTGAGAATCCAGGAGAGCCGGTACCGCCACCCCTCCTGCTACATCTGTGCCGACTGTGGCCTCAACCTCAAGATGCGAGGCCACTTCTGGGTGGGCGAGGAGCTGTACTGCGAGAAGCACGCCCGCCAGCGCTACCAGGGCCTTGGGGAGGGCGCCGCCGCTGCCACGGCCATCTCCTCCAAGTCCTGA